Proteins encoded within one genomic window of Aspergillus nidulans FGSC A4 chromosome VII:
- a CDS encoding D-isomer specific 2-hydroxyacid dehydrogenase family protein (transcript_id=CADANIAT00008193): MGDAAVQKPHILVVIHRAFPGFMTGEIRNEFPDAEVRFVTPQVGDRLPADIVKQSTIIVTGRSLPNPEDAKHIKFIHFFSAGLDKVIHDPVLTDSEIPVTTSSGIHGPPIAEWTVMNWLVASREYSITYENQKKHIWGSVDLYSHGIQDHVGKKVGILGYGSIGRQIARVAVSLGLSVYAYTASPKPTPESRRDRHYIIPGTGDADGTLPVSWHHGTSKASLHEFLSLGLDHIVVSLPLTPSTTHLLGAQEFAILAANKNPKHRNPYLTNISRGKVIDQDALIASLKSGELSGAALDVTDPEPLPEDHELWDTPNVQISPHVSSLGQEYFVRSFDIVRENLERVKDGLPLINEYKRGRGY, from the exons ATGGGCGACGCAGCAGTCCAAAAGCCTCATATCCTCGTCGTAATCCACCGAGCATTTCCTGGGTTTATGACTGGGGAAATTCGGAACGAATTCCCGGATGCTGAAGTTCGTTTTGTGACACCCCAGGTTGGGGATCGGCTTCCTGCTG ATATTGTGAAACAATCCACGATCATTGTTACCGGACGCAGCCTTCCTAATCCTGAAGATGCCAAGCA TATCAAGTTTATACacttcttctctgctgggCTAGACAAGGTTATCCACGATCCGGTGCTCACTGATTCCGAGATTCCGGTAACAACAAGCTCGGGAATCCACGGCCCCCCCATCGCGGAATGGACGGTGATGAACTGGCTCGTCGCATCGCGCGAATACAGTATCACATACGAAAATCAGAAGAAACACATCTGGGGCTCAGTTGATCTGTACTCGCACGGGATCCAGGATCATGTTGGGAAGAAAGTTGGTATCCTTGGCTATGGAAGCATTGGACGACAAA TTGCCCGGGTCGCCGTATCTCTAGGCCTCAGCGTCTACGCATACACAGCCTCCCCAAAACCAACTCCCGAATCCCGCCGCGACCGGCACTACATCATCCCGGGCACCGGCGATGCCGACGGCACGCTCCCAGTATCCTGGCACCATGGCACTTCTAAAGCCTCTCTGCACGAGTTTCTCTCATTGGGTCTCGACCACATCGTCGTCTCCCTCCCGCTcacgccatcaacaacacacCTCCTCGGTGCGCAAGAATTTGCCATCCTTGCGGCAAATAAGAACCCTAAGCACCGCAACCCGTACCTGACCAATATCTCGCGCGGGAAGGTCATTGACCAGGACGCTTTGATTGCGTCTCTGAAGTCAGGCGAACTCAGTGGTGCCGCGCTGGATGTTACCGATCCTGAACCTCTGCCGGAAGACCATGAGTTGTGGGATACACCGAATGTGCAGATTAGCCCGCATGTCAGCTCCCTTGGGCAAGAGTATTTCGTGCGTTCGTTTGATATTGTCAGGGAGAATCTCGAAAGGGTGAAAGATGGGCTCCCTTTGATCAATGAATATAAACGGGGTAGAGGGTATTGA
- a CDS encoding putative DNA mismatch repair protein (transcript_id=CADANIAT00008194), which translates to MPIVALPPATVRAIGSTSIISDPYSLAKELLDNALDAFATLVSVEISQDTVGLLQVKDNGHGIPADDYMVVCKRTFTSKIHTVEDLQKVGGKSLGFRGEALASAAELSGALNISTRVETDPVGSSLEYGRNGELTRTERISHPVGTTVRILNLFQQIPVRRQTAIKNSKKTLLKIKKMVQAYAMARPSIRLSFKVLKAKNESLNWMYAPGENGTLTEAALRVGGTGIAPNCILKNWPTPSKDGNASPEDLGFRLVALLPKVGSDITKFNNLGQYISVDNRPLSSGRGFAQDITKLFRRYLRSAASRDGLSPPINDPFLCVHVLCLGGAYDANIEPSKDDVLFENQQAVLSLVEDLLRDTYGDLSNVHEDHGSTGQGRGTSQRNGFEALLSKKQQSAALSTPALDSSPQERSSVSARLFARPESCRSPPEPHSCGEQADRSLLTRLNNPRATMGTASPVVDAQDQGRLSLHKKIHLPGININPRETRQRDDVRPCLPSPTSSADSPAAALNTTPSSSLGPSQLSPATSARDRQQQRQIGRERYGNGSLDTWFLKLSQSSQSPAATEEPETQIEDPPLSQLTQDYFGTERARPNGTSDLANNPSQTASEISLQDSLADSGSTEGSPRTLARPARFVNKPGLPVLEQWSARLYSAASPEENPELQKALEFETRKKAAIQERRMQLQNPKPTTSKNSPHQSRYLAARAALSSQPRPSSVTQQSRSELGEISSHGTGVSKTFLSPQDPRAYLIQLQNSDVPGGPKLKRISSAKLPFEKIPEEHDLHSMGLTLPAGLPLIYSSFKNLWINDLYTQSGEQVEGFVSPDIKTAFESWDAHLSSLIRARYRLAKNSDIPNLQFDFSELSRVSQGSG; encoded by the exons ATGCCGATTGTGGCTCTTCCACCTGCCACTGTTCGGGCCATTGGCTCAACATCTATCATCTCTGACCCGTACTCACTGGCGAAAGAGCTGCTGGACAATGCCCTAGATGCATTTGCAACTTTAGTGTCTGTCGAAATTTCGCAGGACACGgtcggccttcttcaggtcaaAGACAACGGACATGGAATTCCTGCAGACGACTACATGGTTGTATGCAAACGCACCTTCACAAGCAAGATCCATACTGTCGAAGACTTGCAGAAAGTAGGCGGGAAATCGCTTGGATTCCGTGGTGAAGCATTGGCCAGTGCTGCTGAGCTATCTGGTGCTCTGAATATTTCCACTAGGGTCGAGACAGACCCTGTTGGGTCCTCTTTGGAGTATGGCAGAAATGGGGAGCTTACCAG GACTGAACGTATCTCCCATCCCGTTGGAACGACTGTTCGCATTTTGAACCTGTTTCAGCAGATACCGGTTCGGCGGCAGACCGCTATCAAGAACTCCAAGAAAACGctgctcaagatcaagaagatggtGCAGGCATATGCCATGGCTAGGCCTTCTATCAGACTGTCTTTCAAAGTCCTGAAGGCAAAAAACGAAAGTTTAAACTGGATGTATGCCCCAGGGGAAAATGGTACGCTCACGGAGGCAGCATTGAGGGTCGGCGGTACTGGGATTGCCCCTAACTGTATCCTCAAAAACTGGCCAACTCCCTCTAAAGATGGGAATGCCTCACCAGAAGACTTGGGGTTCAGACTAGTTGCGCTACTCCCCAAAGTCGGCTCAG ATATCACCAAGTTCAACAATCTAGGTCAATACATAAGTGTGGACAATAGGCCACTTTCATCGGGGCGAGGATTTGCGCAGGATATTACAAAGCTCTTTAGAAGATACCTACGTTCTGCCGCATCGCGCGATGGTCTGTCGCCGCCAATCAACGATCCTTTTCTTTGCGTTCATGTCCTGTGCCTTGGAGGAGCTTATGATGCCAACATCGAACCATCCAAAGATGATGTCTTATTTGAGAATCAACAGGCTGTTCTTTCTCTGGTGGAAGATCTCCTCCGAGATACCTATGGCGATCTGTCGAATGTGCACGAGGATCATGGCTCGACTGGACAGGGCAGGGGAACGTCCCAGCGAAATGGATTCGAAGCTCTCCTGTCCAAAAAGCAGCAAAGTGCTGCACTCTCCACCCCTGCCCTGGATTCTAGTCCACAAGAGAGAAGTTCCGTGAGCGCCCGCCTGTTCGCACGTCCGGAATCCTGTCGCAGCCCTCCGGAGCCTCATAGTTGTGGAGAACAAGCTGACCGCTCATTATTAACTCGACTTAATAACCCGAGGGCCACAATGGGAACTGCATCTCCTGTTGTTGACGCACAAGATCAAGGACGACTAAGTCTACATAAAAAAATTCACTTGCCTGGAATCAATATAAATCCACGCGAGACAAGACAGCGTGACGATGTTCGTCCATGCTTACCCAGCCCAACATCTAGCGCAGACTCTCCCGCTGCAGCTTTGAATACCACTCCTTCCTCGAGTCTAGGTCCATCGCAGCTTTCACCAGCAACTTCGGCGCGGGATCGCCAGCAACAGAGGCAGATTGGCAGGGAACGTTACGGAAACGGGTCATTGGATACCTGGTTTCTGAAGCTGTCACAGTCATCGCAGTCTCCTGCGGCTACCGAAGAACCAGAAACACAGATCGAGGATCCTCCGCTATCTCAGCTCACGCAGGATTATTTCGGTACTGAGAGAGCAAGACCGAATGGCACATCCGATCTGGCAAACAATCCATCCCAAACCGCCTCGGAGATCAGCCTGCAAGACTCTTTAGCAGATTCAGGCTCCACAGAAGGGTCTCCACGCACCCTAGCACGGCCTGCAAGGTTCGTTAACAAGCCTGGATTACCTGTTCTTGAACAATGGTCAGCCAGGTTATACAGCGCCGCGAGTCCCGAGGAGAACCCCGAGCTCCAGAAGGCTCTCGAATTCGAAACAAGGAAGAAAGCTGCCATTCAAGAACGTCGAATGCAGCTTCAGAACCCCAAACCTACAACTTCAAAAAACTCTCCCCATCAGAGCAGGTACCTTGCCGCTCGGGCTGCCTTGAGCTCTCAGCCTAGACCTAGTTCTGTCACGCAGCAGTCGCGATCAGAATTGGGCGAGATTTCATCACACGGCACCGGGGTGTCAAAGACGTTTCTAAGCCCGCAAGATCCAAGGGCATACCTCATACAGCTCCAGAACAGTGATGTTCCCGGTGGTCCAAAACTCAAGCGGATATCGTCTGCCAAATTGCCTTTTGAGAAAATCCCCGAGGAACATGACTTACATTCTATGGGCCTTACATTACCTGCAGGGCTGCCGTTGATCTATTCATCTTTCAAGAACTTATGGATTAATGATCTATATACGCAGTCTGGTGAGCAGGTCGAGGGGTTTGTTTCTCCTGATATAAAGACGGCTTTTGAAAGCTGGGACGCCCACTTATCGAGTTTAATTAGAGCTCGTTATAGATTGGCGAAGAACTCTGATATCCCGAATCTTCAATTCGATTTCTCCGAATTGTCTCGGGTATCTCAGGGCAGTGGTTAA
- the pfa4 gene encoding palmitoyltransferase pfa4 (transcript_id=CADANIAT00008195) has translation MLCSSFSVSRLAIPAVCILIAFLAYTSQIFFLYFEDAPLKEDEVWRINILAICIWICYYRACTVDPGHVPKGWMPSDRERLKADRASGRQRWCRRCEAYKPPRAHHCKTCERCVPKMDHHCPWTSNCVSHFTFPHFARFLFYAVVGIAYLETRLWQRVSKVWGSRHLPSYLGPSMGQIGHLFVLFVTNSLTLFALSLLLLRTLWSLGSNTTTIESWEIERHETLLRRARRLGGSLPGPGGISVHITKQEFPYDIGIWSNIRAGMGGSANVLSWFWPLARTPDRSTGLEFEENGFEDPTVSWPPPDPDRIPLPPMDQRDSFMYDITDTSGTSGQIDIEAFNRRKEADLRRRRAPTEIERRKPFHVRLEEYSNGSSDAEADTGSDDDSDHGEEGWKNSEGERLRDFGVDEEAEFYDEEDIPLALLIQQRAKRQHLSQ, from the exons ATGCTGTGCTCATCATTTTCTGTCTCGAGGCTTGCAATACCAGCTGTTTGTATATTGATTGCGTTTCTCGCGTACACATCGCAGATCTTTTTCCTGTACTTCGAGGACGCACCGctgaaagaggacgaagtaTGGCGAATCAACATTCTTGCCATATGCATTTGGATTTGCTATTATCGCGCTTGCACAGTTGATCCTGGTCATGTGCCGAAAGGGTGGATGCCATCGGACCGTGAGCGGTTGAAGGCCGATCGAGCTAGCGGTCGTCAACGATGGTGTCGGAGGTGCGAAGCCTATAAACCACCAAGAGCACATCATTGCAAGACATGTGAAAG GTGTGTCCCGAAAATGGACCATCACTGCCCATGGACCTCCAACTGTGTCTCACACTTTACCTTTCCGCATTTCGCGCGATTTCTGTTTTATGCGGTAGTCGGTATTGCGTATCTCGAGACTCGTCTCTGGCAGCGTGTCTCCAAAGTTTGGGGGTCAAGGCACCTGCCCAGT TATCTAGGACCTAGCATGGGACAAATCGGCCATCTATTCGTCCTATTCGTCACCAACAGCTTGACCCTGTTTGCACtctctctgcttcttctgagGACTCTCTGGTCGCTCGGGTCGAACACAACTACCATCGAATCGTGGGAAATCGAACGACATGAAACCCTGCTTCGACGCGCTCGGCGTCTCGGCGGCAGCTTGCCCGGGCCAGGGGGCATCAGTGTGCATATAACGAAGCAGGAGTTTCCCTATGATATAGGTATCTGGTCTAATATCAGAGCTGGAATGGGCGGAAGTGCCAAT GTGCTAAGCTGGTTTTGGCCGTTGGCAAGGACGCCTGACCGTAGCACGGGATTAGAGTTCGAGGAGAACGGGTTCGAAG ATCCTACTGTTTCATGGCCACCGCCAGATCCAGATCGCatccctcttccacccatgGATCAGCGAGATAGTTTCATGTACGACATTACAGACACAAGCGGTACAAGCGGTCAAATCGACATTGAAGCTTTTAATAGACGAAAGGAGGCAGACCTAAGACGTCGGAGAGCGCCGACTGAAATTGAGCGCCGCAAGCCGTTTCATGTACGGTTGGAGGAATACTCAAATGGCTCGTCTGATGCCGAGGCTGATACCGGAAGCGACGACGACTCCGAccacggcgaagaaggttgGAAGAACTCTGAAGGAGAACGGCTGCGTGATTTCGGCGTTGACGAAGAGGCTGAGTTctacgatgaagaggatatCCCTTTGGCTTTGTTAATACAGCAGCGAGCAAAGCGCCAGCACCTATCACAATGA
- a CDS encoding class I SAM-dependent methyltransferase (transcript_id=CADANIAT00008196) translates to MSATQQTQAERKDNWSSEAYSASAAFVPKLTQTLLQYLDPQPSDSVLDIGCGDGKFTELFLPYVSKVLGVDSSPAMIEAARKGYGSEKAEFQVLDCCFLEQNSDVADGTWDKVVSNAALHWILRNEKTRLSTLKGIHASLKKGGAFVFEMGGHGNVAEIQAAMQYALLRQGISIEKARESYPWFFPSVPWMSSTLESLGFKVVKMESEYRPTKLTSDTNGGLAGWVRLMGAAFLDVVDTEKREEVIREVCEVLQTVTTREEDGSQWLGYVRLRGVAVKI, encoded by the exons ATGTCCGCGACCCAACAAACCCAAGCTGAGCGTAAGGACAACTGGTCATCCGAG GCCTACTCAGCATCCGCTGCCTTCGTCCCAAAACTAACCCAGACTCTGCTCCAATATCTCGACCCGCAGCCTTCCGACAGCGTCTTGGACATCGGATGCGGCGATGGAAAATTCACCGAGCTCTTCCTACCCTATGtttccaaggttcttggcGTGGATTCCTCGCCGGCGATGATCGAGGCTGCGAGGAAGGGCTACGGCAGTGAGAAGGCCGAGTTCCAAGTTCTGGATTGTTGCTTCTTGGAGCAGAATAGCGACGTTGCGGATGGAACATGGGATAAAGT TGTTTCCAACGCGGCCTTGCACTGGATCCTCCGGAATGAAAAAACACGCCTCTCGACATTAAAGGGCATCCACGCGTCTCTGAAAAAGGGAGGCGCATTCGTCTTTGAAATGGGCGGGCACGGTAACGTCGCCGAGATTCAGGCTGCAATGCAGTACGCCCTTCTCCGACAGGGAATCTCCATAGAGAAAGCCCGCGAATCGTATCCGTGGTTCTTTCCGTCTGTACCCTGGATGTCGAGCACCCTGGAAAGTCTTGGGTTCAAAGTAgtgaagatggagagcgaGTATCGGCCGACAAAGCTGACTAGTGACACTAATGGGGGGTTGGCAGGGTGGGTGAGGCTCATGGGGGCGGCATTTCTGGACGTTGTGGATAccgagaagagagaagaggtgATACGGGAAGTCTGCGAGGTGTTGCAGACGGTGACAACCCGCGAAGAGGATGGGAGTCAGTGGCTAGGGTATGTTAGGCTTAGGGGTGTCGCTGTTAAGATCTGA
- a CDS encoding uncharacterized protein (transcript_id=CADANIAT00008197) encodes MKFTVAGVLALASLALAMPAPEAAAVAEAEALEAPVPVDISPEALGLEKRANTVCKIVNSSSSKVNCRTGPGFDYPASYSVIPGKYYEFRCYKSGDCYNGNCTWQRINWDGKTCYVNGYYTDSKCTVAALGKC; translated from the exons ATGAAATTCACTGTCGCCGGAGTTCTTGCCCTCGCCAGCCTGGCCCTCGCCATGCCTGCCCCTGAGGCAGCCGCCGTcgcggaggcagaggccCTCGAGGCCCCTGTCCCCGTCGACATCTCCCCTGAAGCTTTGGGCCTTGAAAAGCGCGCCAATACTGTGTGCAAGATCGTCAACTCGAGTTCCTCCAAGGTCAACTGCCGCACCGGACCGGGCTTTGACTATCCAGCCTCGTACTCTGTGATCCCCGGCAAGTACTACGAGTTTAGGTGCTACAAGTCTGGAGACTGCTATAACGGCAACTG CACCTGGCAGCGTATTAACTGGGATGGCAAGACCTGCTATGTCAATGGCTACTACACTGATAGCAAATGCACTGTTG CTGCTCTTGGAAAGTGCTAG
- a CDS encoding FGGY-family carbohydrate kinase (transcript_id=CADANIAT00008198): MGKGKPRLLLNHRPSIHPSKMQIKSGYYIGIDVGTGSARACIIDHNGDIVGLASKDIGLWQPEQQHYEQSTLNIWQCICASVQQALAERAIPSSQVHGIGFDATCSLAVFSKTTNKPVSVTRQGGFSTERNVILWLDHRAVKETELINATGHKVLKYVGGTMSPEMEMPKILWLKNQMPPEVFADCKFYDLVDALTHIATGEETRSYCSLVCKQGYLPSQVEGSTTGWQGDFLESIGLGELAADGFARIGGVNGETGQHLSAGERAGRLSARAAKELGLPPGIAVGAGVIDAYAGWIGTVGTKIDGVDVVGNHNRADAFNRLAAVAGTSTCHIAMSSNPVFVPGVWGPYRDTVFRGCWMAEGGQSATGQLLKHVLDTHPASKSAFAVAADRGLDIFSFLDGHLAALAAKQNLPCIAALARHFFFYGDFFGNRSPLADPNMTGSVVGLTADTSIDSLAIHYYGTLEFIALQTRQIVETMNKAGHAITSIFMSGSQCKNRTLVKLIATACNMPVIVPRGRHVEAAVCHGAAMLGVKAANLDAPGKTVDLWDVIEQTSKPGDVCHPTTAEYERALLAAKYQVFLDQCTRQREYREMVDRVAFPNQV, translated from the exons ATGGGTAAGGGTAAACCTCGCCTACTGCTGAATCATCGTCCATCCATTCATCCTAGCAAGATGCAGATTAAATCAGGCTACTACATCGGCATCGAcgtcggcaccggcagcgCTCGCGCCTGCATCATCGATCACAATGGCGACATTGTCGGCCTGGCATCCAAGGACATTGGGCTCTGGCAaccagagcagcagcactAC GAACAATCGACTCTGAACATCTGGCAATGCATTTGCGCCTCAGTCCAGCAAGCCCTAGCCGAGCGTGCCATCCCTTCCTCCCAGGTCCACGGCATCGGCTTCGACGCAACCTGTTCACTCGCTGTTTTTTCCAAGACAACAAATAAACCCGTCTCGGTGACCCGTCAAGGAGGGTTCAGTACCGAGCGAAACGTTATTTTATGGCTTGACCACCGCGCAGTCAAGGAGACTGAGCTGATCAATGCTACAGGGCACAAGGTGCTCAAGTATGTCGGCGGCACCATGTCGCCTGAGATGGAAATGCCCAAGATCCTATGGCTCAAGAACCAGATGCCGCCAGAAGTGTTTGCCGACTGCAAGTTCTATGACCTGGTTGATGCGCTAACACATATTGCGACGGGCGAGGAGACGAGAAGCTACTGTAGTTTGGTGTGTAAGCAGGGGTATCTGCCGAGCCAGGTGGAAGGGAGTACGACTGGGTGGCAAGGGGACTTTCTAGAAAGCATTGGACTTGGAGAGCTTGCTGCGGATGGGTTTGCGCGTATTGGGGGCGTGAATGGGGAG ACCGGCCAGCACCTCAGCGCAGGCGAGCGTGCTGGGAGACTCTCCGCACGCGCAGCGAAGGAGCTCGGTCTGCCCCCTGGGATTGCCGTCGGGGCTGGGGTGATCGATGCCTATGCAGGGTGGATTGGCACTGTCGGCACCAAGATCGATGGCGTTGACGTAGTGGGCAATCACAACAGGGCAGACGCTTTCAATCGTCTCGCCGCAGTAGCAGGGACATCAACCTGCCACATCGCCATGTCTTCCAATCCGGTTTTCGTCCCCGGCGTATGGGGTCCATATCGCGATACCGTCTTCCGTGGGTGCTGGATGGCCGAAGGAGGCCAGTCTGCCACGGGTCAGCTGCTGAAACATGTTCTCGACACCCATCCCGCATCGAAATCTGCCTTTGCCGTTGCTGCTGACCGCGGGTTGGATATTTTTTCGTTTCTAGACGGCCATCTCGCTGCACTAGCTGCGAAACAGAACCTACCGTGTATCGCCGCTCTCGCCCgacacttcttcttctacggCGACTTCTTCGGGAACAGATCACCCCTGGCGGACCCGAACATGACCGGGTCCGTCGTTGGTCTCACTGCCGATACCTCGATTGACAGCCTGGCCATACATTACTACGGCACGCTCGAGTTCATCGCACTGCAGACGAGACAAATCGTCGAGACGATGAACAAGGCTGGGCATGCTATTACCTCGATCTTTATGTCTGGATCGCAGTGTAAGAATAGGACTCTAGTCAAACTCATCGCCACGGCGTGCAACATGCCCGTTATTGTCCCGCGAGGCCGCCACGTCGAGGCCGCGGTGTGTCATGGAGCAGCCATGTTGGGCGTCAAGGCGGCTAATCTGGATGCCCCGGGGAAGACTGTGGACTTGTGGGATGTAATTGAACAGACGAGCAAACCCGGGGATGTCTGTCATCCAACAACGGCGGAATACGAAAGGGCACTGCTTGCTGCAAAGTATCAAGTGTTTCTGGACCAATGTACACGGCAGCGCGAGTATCGAGAGATGGTGGACAGGGTAGCCTTTCCGAATCAAGTGTAG
- a CDS encoding Zn(II)2Cys6 transcription factor (transcript_id=CADANIAT00008199), translating to MDPDLDSASQRSESRVEDDQPPPSKKARTNGPRRKPACQTCRRRKIRCDNGQPACGYCHANEIPCVYTARGDERTVGQQELAKVFERLDTLTETVENIQHLLISRNNTPLAPRDSAPAVQLQRPERVPKRAQEWQQDYLQIPACRCSADAVLTWPIFGGQFRDNSLITTLFQYSSDGGVEHQSVQSAHPDTGGFRITPDEQIPALVDQFIQNVHTKNPILDLEALVRSARHAGEYGLQWDAQSCLVLLACALGCISQPFTSSRQGHGLGWGRRASTSSSLGRLREGEAFFMMARKRIGLLNYSVIGAECHFFAGVYLMYTFRPLPAWNHFYQASTFYRLRLRLIEGLDRSVYEAEQQPPVAQRLEQSLYWSCFKSEVEIRVELPLPQSAIAEYEYPALFPTPPTLSEEYPTRQGQNHISDWDVRDEPASAPEPPDLVPGQAVYNHISRLFNEEQSWYYYLTEVALRRIGNRVLNAFYREDSSTWANVRPLIPMALEFESQINAWFANLPPSMRYYESGPDTIQHGQRTSTRESISLELSWAIGNRFLEIRLWLYQPFLYYAVHHYDQYHKPPPIHTEEESTIIQDLVNSGIDCTLKILQARCLRHRHHGIWFDLRALVTASLIVIAFARSGTNSVELARIYRAGLRTHLTPTLETLAYWADEAPDIKRAREVLDGLLEGLE from the exons ATGGATCCAGACCTCGAttcagcttctcaaagaTCAGAAAGTCGCGTGGAAGACGACCAGCCTCCCCCTAGCAAAAAAGCAAGGACCAATGGGCCGCGGCGCAAGCCGGCCTGCCAAACATGTCGACGACGGAAGATCCGCTGTGATAATGGCCAGCCAGCTTGTGGGTACTGCCACGCTAACGAGATCCCTTGTGTTTACACTGCGCGCGGCGATGAGCGTACGGTTGGTCAGCA GGAACTGGCCAAAGTCTTTGAACGGCTCGACACCCTGACCGAGACAGTAGAgaatatccagcacctcttGATCTCCAGGAACAACACGCCGCTGGCTCCTCGGGACTCTGCGCCTGCCGTACAATTACAGCGGCCCGAGCGCGTCCCCAAAAGAGCACAGGAATGGCAGCAGGACTACCTGCAGATCCCCGCCTGCCGATGCAGCGCTGATGCCGTGCTCACCTGGCCGATTTTCGGCGGCCAGTTCCGAGACAATTCGCTTATCACGACGCTCTTCCAGTACTCCTCGGACGGAGGCGTCGAGCATCAGTCCGTCCAGAGCGCCCACCCAGACACAGGTGGGTTTCGGATCACGCCAGATGAACAGATCCCAGCACTGGTGGATCAGTTCATTCAGAATGTCCACACGAAGAACCCGATCCTGGATCTGGAAGCACTCGTTCGGTCCGCCAGGCATGCTGGCGAGTACGGGCTCCAGTGGGATGCTCAGTCGTGCCTTGTACTCCTGGCCTGTGCGTTGGGTTGTATTTCGCAGCCATTTACTTCTTCCAGGCAAGGACATGGCCTGGGATGGGGTAGGCGTGCCTCTACGTCGAGTTCTTTGGGGAGACTGCGCGAGGGCGAGGCGTTTTTCATGATGGCCCGGAAAAGGATCGGGCTATTGAACTATTCGGTCATTGGGGCCGAATGCCATTTCTTCGCCGGGG TCTACCTCATGTACACATTTCGCCCCCTCCCAGCTTGGAACCACTTCTACCAGGCCTCGACGTTCTACCGTTTGCGACTGAGGCTGATCGAAGGCCTCGACCGATCCGTCTACGAAGCTGAACAGCAACCGCCCGTTGCACAACGCTTAGAGCAGAGTCTGTACTGGTCCTGCTTCAAATCAGAGGTCGAAATCCGCGTTGAACTGCCTCTGCCGCAGTCTGCGATTGCCGAATATGAGTACCCAGCTCTCTTCCCCACGCCTCCGACTCTTTCAGAAGAATACCCAACACGTCAAGGTCAAAACCACATTTCAGACTGGGATGTTCGTGATGAGCCCGCTTCGGCCCCTGAGCCCCCAGACCTCGTGCCAGGTCAAGCCGTATATAATCACATATCACGTCTCTTCAATGAAGAACAGAGCTGGTACTATTACCTAACGGAAGTCGCGCTCCGACGCATTGGCAACAGGGTCCTGAATGCTTTTTATCGAGAAGACTCGTCAACATGGGCCAACGTCCGCCCGCTGATTCCAATGGCGCTTGAGTTCGAATCGCAGATCAACGCCTGGTTCGCCAACCTGCCACCGTCGATGAGATACTACGAGAGCGGTCCGGACACCATCCAGCACGGCCAAAGGACATCGACCCGAGAATCCATTTCGCTCGAACTTAGCTGGGCGATAGGAAACCGGTTCCTTGAAATCCGCCTCTGGCTGTACCAGCCGTTCCTCTACTACGCTGTCCACCATTACGATCAGTACCACAAGCCACCACCTATCCACACCGAAGAAGAATCAACCATCATCCAAGACCTCGTAAATTCCGGAATAGACTGCACGCTCAAAATATTGCAGGCGCGGTGTCTTCGACACCGGCACCACGGGATCTGGTTCGATTTAAGAGCGCTGGTGACTGCCTCGCTGATTGTTATAGCCTTTGCGCGGAGTGGCACAAACAGTGTTGAGCTCGCACGTATATATCGTGCAGGACTAAGGACGCATCTCACCCCGACGCTCGAGACGCTCGCGTACTGGGCAGATGAAGCGCCGGATATTAAGAGAGCAAGAGAGGTCTTGGATGGGTTGCTGGAGGGGTTGGAGTAG